CATCGGTTCCGGAAGCGAGGGTGCGCAGGCGGAGTTGCAGAACGAATACCACCGTTCTTTGACACTGCCGGAGGCTGAGACTTTGGTCTTGAAGACCTTGAAGCAGGTTATGGAAGAGAAGCTGGATGCAAAGAACGTTCAGCTCGCTAGTGTCACAAAGGACCAGGGATTCCGTATCTACAATGATGAAGATATGGGCAAGGCTGTGGCGCAATTGGACAGCAATCAATAAACTACGAATGACTGCATGGCTGTTTGAGAAGTGGAAATGATCTACGTCAAGCATGGTACAATTTGTCACCTTTACAATGGATGAAATAGAAAAGGATAATGATGGTTCTAATGCTATGAATCTTCACATAAATTGCTTTTCTTGGCCCAGGTTCAACTACTACGGGGCCTGTCTATGTACAAATGGTTTCAAAGGCTACCGAATTTTATAGACACAGGGTTTAAGGGTGCTCGCCTCCTCTTCAGGAGACAAGTCCAGCTCTTGCGGCTTCTCAATGAATTTCTTCTTTccggcaccggcaccggcaccggcaccaGTGACAGATGCATGTTTGCCCTTGGTAGGCGCAGCGCCTTGCTTCACAAACTCCATCTTAACGAACATTTTGTTCGACTTGTCCACGGATTCGGGCTTAAGAACAAATCCTCGCGTCCGGAACACTTCGATAAACGAGGAGATATCGGTCTCGTCATTGTCGGTTGGACGGGCATCTTCAGCGTAGACTTCTGCATCATCCAAATCCGAGCCGGCCTCCTCCGCATCGGCTTGCTTCTTCttgagcttcttcttctcggtcTTACTGAGTGGCTTCTTTGTGCCAATCGAACCCTTCTTGCGGACTACCTTTCCGAAACGGCTCTTGACCTCACTCACCCAGCATTCACCCTTGCCGTCACTGCGCAACACTCTCCATGCCTCTTCAACGAAAGATACCCAGTTGGTTCCCATTAAACTCAGACAGAAAATGGCAATATCGACTGAGCCATCCTTGACAGGTAGGTTGCTAATATCCGCTTTGGTAATGTGTTCGTTGGCGTTGTGCAAATCGTAACTCAGGAACTTGAGCTTGAGCTTGTCCGCCGACGGGATAAGCGAGCGGGCGAGCTGGGCATCACCACAACCCATGTCAGCAATTGTGCTAATTCCATTTGGACGGCGGGGAAGAGGGGAGCCTTGTTGGGCCCGTTTTTTGTCGAATTTCCCTCTCTTGTCAGAGATGCCCCCTCTGGCCCGGATTGACTTGATGTACCCATCGACCGGGTTAGACGGCCAGGATTCCTGCACCTGGCGAGAGAATCCGGCGTGATATTCGTTGAAGAGTTCGGGGTTCGAGGAAAAGAGTTCCAGGGCTTGAGCAGACGGGGTCGTGTAAAGGGTCTCGTTTAGATGGCGGAAGCGCGAGGAGATCAACTTTTGCCGCATAGCTTGCTGGAGAGGTGTAAGTTTCGCTTCCGTCACCGGCGGTGCCACGGGCAAGGTTTCAGTCGCTGCGGGAGTTTCATTCGAAGTGGCCTTCTTGTCGGTATCTTCTTGGGGTTGCTCGGCcttgttgttcttgttgttcttcttttgtttcttgcTTGGCCTGGTTCCCTCGTTTCCGTCTGACCCCTTTGCTTCAACCTCGCCACTTTGTTGCtgtggcttcttctccttgtttcCATTAGGACCCTTCTTGTCCTTtccttgctgcttctgcgcATTCGAAACATCTCCAATCTGCAACTTCTGTTCCTGCTTCTTGTTCTGCCTATCGGCCCTCTTGTTCACAGGAGTGCTCTTATGACCTTCAATATGCTGACGGTACATTGCATCAACATTTTTCTTGGTGACATTGTCGTTTCCTCGCTTGCGCTTGTTGTTGGACTTGTCATCGGACTTGGGCTGAGGCTGCTCAGATTGAGTCTTCAGAGCGTCGTTCGAGACGGACCACCCTGGAACGGCGAACATGGTGAAGTGCTGCGCAGAATGCGTCCTTGAGAATTGATCCTTCTGTTTGCTTTTTTCCAAAATCACAGCTCCCCCAAGGAAAGAAACAGTCTATCAACGGCACAGAAAAAATTTGGGCGGTGGAATAGGCGGTAACCCAATTTGCGGCACTTTGCGGCTTCCGCCCCATATCAATGGCACGTGACATCATACGGCTTTGGTTCTAGTCCCCGGATTTAATTTCTGGGTGATTCTGCTCCCACCGTTGCTGGTGGATGGAGACAGGGACTGCATTGTCAACTAGTGTCGCCAGCCATCTGGATATCTTTTTTGCCAAGAAAAATAATTCCTACGCGAAAGCCTCAGGCTGATCATTCGGGTAAACGGGCTACTTTTTTGACGATCGTCGTTTTGCTTGGCTGTCTCCAGGCTTTTGACATGCGCGATTTCAACTGAGTTCCATAGCGGCTATGGGATTGTTTCGTGCGCAGTCAGATGTGGATAGTATACTGTCATGAGAAAGCCAGCTACGGAGAATGACCCTCCTGATAAGACGGATGCTGCTCCATCTGGAGAGCAGTCACAGGCTACAGACGGCCAATCTATGACGAAAAATGCGCCTCCCAATAGAGTGATCAAACGGCGCACGAAAACGGGATGCTTGAGTATGTAGATAGCCCCAATTGAGCGTGGGAGCATCCGTCACTGACTTCTGACATAGCATGCCGACAACGTCGCATCAAATGTGGCGAGGAGAAGCCTATCTGCCACAACTGTATCAAGTCAAAGCGAGAATGCAAGGGCTATGCTCAGCGCGTTGTTTTCAAAGACCCGATCGGGATCACTGGCGCATTTGATAATGCACAGGTCTCGTTTCCTGGCGGATATGAACGCCGCTTTTCTCATCAAGGACAGGCACCGTCAGGACTGATCAATGCCCCAGCGAGGCAGTTTCCTGTTATGAGAATAACAGATAATCTGGCTGTCCGAAGTGATGGAACCAGCACGGCTCCATTGCAGTATTTGCCAGATCAGATATCGCATGTGTCGCACGAGGCACCGAATCCGACTCATCCTGCCTTCAACCCCATTCCTACATTGGCACAAGTATCTCGCCAGCCAGCATCTTGGAGTAGCGATTCATATAGCTCGTCTGAAAGCGCTTCAAACTTGGGACTCCCGACACAGAGCCTTGCGCGTCATCCAACTGGCCAAGTTGATAGTACTCAATCTGTACCAACAGAA
This region of Aspergillus chevalieri M1 DNA, chromosome 4, nearly complete sequence genomic DNA includes:
- the RRP8 gene encoding 25S rRNA (adenine645-N1)-methyltransferase (BUSCO:EOG09263YBT;~COG:A;~EggNog:ENOG410PGVA;~InterPro:IPR007823,IPR029063,IPR042036;~PFAM:PF08241,PF05148;~go_function: GO:0008168 - methyltransferase activity [Evidence IEA]); translated protein: MFAVPGWSVSNDALKTQSEQPQPKSDDKSNNKRKRGNDNVTKKNVDAMYRQHIEGHKSTPVNKRADRQNKKQEQKLQIGDVSNAQKQQGKDKKGPNGNKEKKPQQQSGEVEAKGSDGNEGTRPSKKQKKNNKNNKAEQPQEDTDKKATSNETPAATETLPVAPPVTEAKLTPLQQAMRQKLISSRFRHLNETLYTTPSAQALELFSSNPELFNEYHAGFSRQVQESWPSNPVDGYIKSIRARGGISDKRGKFDKKRAQQGSPLPRRPNGISTIADMGCGDAQLARSLIPSADKLKLKFLSYDLHNANEHITKADISNLPVKDGSVDIAIFCLSLMGTNWVSFVEEAWRVLRSDGKGECWVSEVKSRFGKVVRKKGSIGTKKPLSKTEKKKLKKKQADAEEAGSDLDDAEVYAEDARPTDNDETDISSFIEVFRTRGFVLKPESVDKSNKMFVKMEFVKQGAAPTKGKHASVTGAGAGAGAGKKKFIEKPQELDLSPEEEASTLKPCVYKIR